In the genome of Streptomyces aquilus, the window CGGGCCGGGGTCCACGACCGCCGAGGTGACCGAGGGCTTGCCCACCGAGAACGTGAACGCGCCCGACACCGGGTGGCTGTCCGCCGAGACGACCCGCCAGGCCACGGTGAAGGTGCCCTCGCCGAGACCCTTCGCGGGCAGCGTCACGCGGGCCGTGTCGGAGCGGCCCGGCACATGCTCGGGTTCGCCGGTGCGGACCCGCCGGTTGTCCGGGTCCAGGACGCGGAAGGAGTCGTCGAGCAGGCCGACGGACTCGGTGAAGGTCAGGGTGAGATGGCGGGGCGCGGACTTGAGGACGCTTCCGTCCTCGGGGTCGCAGGCGCGGAGGGCGGCGTGGGCGGACGCGGGTCCCGCACCGCCGAAGAGGAGCAGGACCAGCACGGTGCCCAGCAGCACCAGCCCTTGAAATCGCCGCCGTCCTCGGCCACCGTCACGCTCCACGTCAGTACTCCGCTCCGTGCCGCCGCTCCGGGACATGTACGTACGCGAGCCGCGGAACACTCACCAGGTCGGGCGCGCCGACACCCCGCCGTCGACGACCAGGTCCTGCCCGGTGATCCAGGAGGCGAGCGGGGAGGCGAGGAAGGCGCAGGCGTCGCCGATGTCCTCGGGGCGGCCCAACCGGCCCAGGGGAGCGGCCTGTTCCCAGCGCCGCACGCCCTCCGGCCAGGCCTCGGCCAGCCCGTCCCGGTCGATCAGGCCCGGGGAGACGCTGTTGACGCGGATGCCGCGCGGCCCGTACTCCAGGGCGGCGGACCGTGCGTGCATGACGACGGCGGCCTTCGCGGCGGAGTAGTGGGCGTGCCCGGCGGCGGGGGCGTGGGCCTCGATCGAGGCGATGTGCGTGACGGACCCGCCCCCCTCCATCGCCTCGGCCGCCGCCTGCGTGCACGCGAACACGCTCGACAGGTTGGCGTCCACGACCTCCCGCCACTCCTCGGCGGTCATCCCGGGCAGCCCCTGGACCGGTTGCACACCCGCGTTGTTGACCAGCGCGTCCAACCGCCCGCCACCCCACTCGGCGGCCTCCCGGACCAGCCGCCGGCACTCCTCCTCGTCCCGCAGCTCGGCCCGCAGCACGACGGCCCGGGCCCCCGTCTCCCGTACCCGCGCCGCCACTTCCTCCGCCGCCGTCACCGACGTACGGCAGTGGACCGCGACCGCCGCCGCGCCCCGTTCGGCGAACCGCAGGGCGATGCCCCGGCCGATGCCGCCGCCCGCGCCGGTAACCAGGGCGACCTGTCCTTCGAGGAGTCTCATGGACGGCACAGTCCCGCGATCCGGTCGGCCTGGGCGGGATAACGCGCCAGCAGCGTCTCCGGGTCGCCGTGCTCGTACCCCCCGTAGGTGAACCCCGGAGCCATCGTGCACCCGAAGAACGTCCAGGCGCCGAGGCTGCGGCCGCCCATCCAGGTGCCGGCGGGGACGGTCAGCTGCACCGACTGTCCGGCGAGGACGTCCGGGCCGAGGACCGCCGTGCGGGACGTGCCGTCGGGGGCGAGCAGGAGCAGTTCCAGGGGGTCGCCGAGGTAGTGGTGCCAGATCTCGTCGGCGGGCAGGCGGTGCAGGGCCGAGTAGTCGTCCGCGGTGAGGAGGGCGACGATGGCCGTGCCCTCCGGGCCGCCGTCCGCGCGCTCGGGCCCCTCCCAGGTGCGGCGGAACAGGCCTCCTTCGCGCGGGATCGGTTCCAGTCCGTAGTGGGCGACGAGGTCATCCGGGGTCACCCGGGGAACACTACCTCCCGGTGCAGGAAGGCCAGTTGGGCATGCTTCTCGGGCAGATACACGTCCGGGAGGTCGATCTCCGGCAGCACGACCCGCTCCCCCGCCACGAACCCCTGCCGCAGGAAGCGGGCGATCGCCTTCTCGTTGCGCACGTCGGGATCGACGACGACCCGGCGACGGTCGAGGACCACCAGGACGTAATGCGCGACGGCGCCCAGCAGCGCCGCCGACCAGCCGGAGCGGGCGCCCGAGGTGGGGTCGGCGGGCCCGAGGAGCAGGTGGACGCCGATGTCGCCGGCCTGCACGGCGTAGCACTCGCTGACCCGGTCGGCCTCGGGCTCGTAGGTCTGGAGCAGGCCGACCGGTTCGCCGTCCTTCTCCAGGAGGTAGGCGTGGTGGGTGTCGAGGGTGTCCATGTGGGCGTAGATGTCGGCCACTTGGTCCTGGGTGAGCCCGTTCATGCCCCAGAAGGCGGCGCGTTCCTCACGGACCCAGCCGTGCACCAGCCCGGCGTCGGCCTCGGCGTCGAGCCGGCGGACGGCGACGGTGCCGAAGCCGTCGACGTCCTGCTGGTGCACATAGAGGTCAGACATCGCTCTCCTTGCTGAGCTGTTCGAAGTCGGTGACGACCGGGACCAGGTCGCCGCCGAGCCACAGGGGCTGTTGATCACGGTGGTGGGGCGAGCCGGGCACCCCGCAGGCGCCGAACGGCACCACCCAGCGGCTGTCCGCACGCCGGGCCAGGTCCCAGACGTACCGCGCGGCGGGTCCGCGCGCGGCCAGGTCGGTCAGCCCCGGGAGCGCCGAGGTGCACAGCACGCAGTCGTGGTCACCGGAGAGCCCCGGTGCGTCGTACGACGGGTCCGGCAGCGCCCGCCACGGCACCAGGCGGTGCGTCTCGCCCCACGTCGTGGCCGACCCCGCCAGGGCCACCTCCTCGACGGCCGCACGCACCTCGGCCGGCCGGTCGATGCCGTACAACTCCTCGGCCCGCAGCAGGTGTTCGAGCGCGTAGCCGATGCGCGGGGTGAGCGCGAGCCAGGGCAGGAGGACCTCCGGGTAGGCGGGCGGGGTGGTGAGCGCGGCGAAGGCGGGGTGCGCGGCGAGCCGTCGTACGAGTGCGGTGCGCACCGCCGCGAACAGCGCCGCGGCCGAACTGTCCGCGTCCATACGGCGGTTCCAGGCGAGGAGGGTCGCCCTGAGCTCGGTGGCCGCCGGGCTCAGGTCCGTGAGGGCCGCCAGGTGGTCCAACAGGGGCCCGGCGGAGGCGAGATGGGTGTCCATGTGGATGGCCGGCATGTCGGCGGCCGTCCACTTCTCCTTCCCGGCGAGCAGTTCGGCGATGCGGTCGGCGCGGTGCGGCGGCGCGAACTCGACGCCGAGCGGTGCGGCCGGGCCGCGCTGGTTGGCCATCACGGCGA includes:
- a CDS encoding SDR family NAD(P)-dependent oxidoreductase — protein: MRLLEGQVALVTGAGGGIGRGIALRFAERGAAAVAVHCRTSVTAAEEVAARVRETGARAVVLRAELRDEEECRRLVREAAEWGGGRLDALVNNAGVQPVQGLPGMTAEEWREVVDANLSSVFACTQAAAEAMEGGGSVTHIASIEAHAPAAGHAHYSAAKAAVVMHARSAALEYGPRGIRVNSVSPGLIDRDGLAEAWPEGVRRWEQAAPLGRLGRPEDIGDACAFLASPLASWITGQDLVVDGGVSARPTW
- a CDS encoding cupin domain-containing protein, which translates into the protein MTPDDLVAHYGLEPIPREGGLFRRTWEGPERADGGPEGTAIVALLTADDYSALHRLPADEIWHHYLGDPLELLLLAPDGTSRTAVLGPDVLAGQSVQLTVPAGTWMGGRSLGAWTFFGCTMAPGFTYGGYEHGDPETLLARYPAQADRIAGLCRP
- a CDS encoding GNAT family N-acetyltransferase; translated protein: MSDLYVHQQDVDGFGTVAVRRLDAEADAGLVHGWVREERAAFWGMNGLTQDQVADIYAHMDTLDTHHAYLLEKDGEPVGLLQTYEPEADRVSECYAVQAGDIGVHLLLGPADPTSGARSGWSAALLGAVAHYVLVVLDRRRVVVDPDVRNEKAIARFLRQGFVAGERVVLPEIDLPDVYLPEKHAQLAFLHREVVFPG